In one Nicotiana sylvestris chromosome 8, ASM39365v2, whole genome shotgun sequence genomic region, the following are encoded:
- the LOC104216100 gene encoding uncharacterized protein, translating to MPSFMDIQVANEYDFPIFHTNDKPKSFDPITIPLPFPPSKKFLSNSVPNSATSSPRFASNSSKKKGKNQPSPLSNTPLARQHSVALANLERLKENHLRRSMSLDVERSRSCAPPEKHALGLTKVSSVKHVEESKVSRVHKSSGGGGEDKMESYEEKFKCGAMCLFIPGIGKAKQVKARREETGICENLGDNVSRKVSLEKFECGSWTSSAIINSSEDEENESNLFFDLPMELVRCSVSDTHSSVTTAFVFDKEPKGVLKNTTAKTTDRKSNESRRHVRFSTSSPDSDSPKSCVTPRLHKAREDFNAFLEAQCA from the coding sequence ATGCCTTCATTTATGGATATTCAAGTAGCAAATGAATATGATTTCCCCATCTTTCACACAAATGACAAACCCAAATCTTTTGATCCCATAACAATTCCTCTCCCTTTTCCACCCTCAAAGAAATTCTTGAGCAACAGTGTTCCAAATTCAGCAACCTCATCACCAAGATTTGCATCAAATTCATCCAAGAAGAAGGGGAAAAACCAACCTTCTCCTCTCTCTAACACCCCTTTGGCTAGGCAGCATTCTGTGGCACTAGCAAATCTCGAACGGCTGAAAGAAAACCATTTGCGCAGGAGCATGTCATTGGATGTCGAAAGATCAAGATCATGCGCGCCACCGGAAAAACATGCACTTGGGTTGACAAAAGTCAGTAGTGTTAAACATGTTGAGGAAAGCAAAGTTAGCAGAGTTCATAAGTctagtggtggtggtggtgaaGATAAAATGGAGTCTTATGAGGAGAAGTTTAAATGCGGAGCTATGTGTTTGTTTATTCCTGGTATAGGAAAAGCAAAACAAGTAAAAGCCAGAAGGGAGGAAACTGGTATATGTGAGAATTTGGGAGACAATGTTTCAAGAAAAGTGTCATTGGAGAAATTTGAATGTGGATCATGGACATCATCAGCTATAATCAACTCAAGTGAAGATGAAGAAAATGAATccaatctcttctttgatctacCAATGGAACTAGTCAGGTGTAGTGTGAGTGACACTCATTCCTCAGTGACAACAGCATTTGTTTTTGACAAGGAGCCAAAAGGGGTGCTGAAGAACACCACAGCAAAAACAACTGATAGAAAATCCAATGAGTCCAGACGCCATGTTCGGTTTTCTACATCGTCCCCTGACTCTGACTCGCCCAAATCCTGCGTAACTCCTCGCCTTCACAAGGCGAGGGAAGATTTCAATGCCTTCCTAGAAGCCCAATGTGCATGA